A window of the Trichoderma asperellum chromosome 6, complete sequence genome harbors these coding sequences:
- a CDS encoding uncharacterized protein (EggNog:ENOG41), which produces MSIPTEPHSCDLCQSRLTLTFGNYYSDQGWFELIEENYHATGEAYVFNIAYDEALSLANQGCELLKWFVTLSRDDTHSESYLRAYFAHNSREQMVLDWVDELDDHIDGGTLERKLMVCAEKSELAAKEIACRPPSLFPSSRETITTIKNWLQECSETHSECQQLHQKTKSPGKLASGPRRLLCLSGSTSHPQLRLQENDPGSEVPQYIALSYCWGGDQAFKLLNHLVQVWVKDMPYTQLPQTIKDAIQVTMDLGLRYLWIDALCIIQDSDQDKAEQISRMADIYEQAYVTISAARATAVPEGFLHSRYIAGEQGFRMPFTCEDGQPSAVILWQGREPDAWEPIDKRSWCLQESILSPRVLEYGTHNIRFHCARSRADESHLQSDGWIGHSKTFAQLNMSHPLTSSVDWTSLGDPYKFIQVWQTLVSHYTRRGLGWYQDKLLAISAIARKMSRSASKTYIAGLWAEYLGELLLWHPNHGPDAKETPRRHATYVAPSWSWGSFSGEIDFTFGSTMHLLELVSYEVVTTMANDEFSAVTDARLEIKTLLFRARIRKGLYGWSLWDEQTKDEVDGAIKFDVVEGEVDGEIAENEEILLALVMTQDALLLKKRMQNPGVDLYTRIGVYTEGQRMTNRPQWEMGQVVII; this is translated from the exons ATGAGCATTCCTACAGAGCCTCATTCATGCGACCTCTGCCAATCACGACTAACTCTCACGTTCGGCAACTATTACTCGGACCAGGGCTGGTTTGAGCTCATTGAAGAAAACTACCACGCCACGGGAGAAGCTTACGTCTTTAATATCGCATATGACGAGGCGCTGTCATTGGCCAATCAAGGCTGCGAACTATTAAAATGGTTTGTGACTCTGAGTCGAGATGATACTCACTCTGAGAGTTACCTGCGTGCCTACTTTGCGCACAACTCCAGAGAGCAGATGGTGCTCGACTGGGTAGATGAGCTGGACGATCACATCGACGGCGGGACATTGGAGCGGAAATTAATGGTTTGTGCAGAAAAGAG TGAATTGGCTGCGAAAGAGATTGCTTGCAGGCCGCCCAGCTTATTTCCATCGTCCAGAGAGACAATCACGACGATCAAAAACTGGCTTCAGGAATGCTCTGAAACACATTCGGAGTGCCAGCAACTTCATCAGAAAACAAAATCTCCGGGAAAGTTGGCTTCGGGACCGCGCCGTCTGCTGTGTCTTTCAGGAAGCACTTCACATCCCCAACTACGGCTTCAAGAAAATGATCCTGGCAGCGAAGTGCCTCAGTACATTGCTTTGAGTTATTGCTGGGGCGGAGATCAGGCCTTTAAGCTCCTTAACCATCTCGTACAGGTATGGGTAAAGGATATGCCTTACACTCAGTTGCCGCAGACAATTAAAGATGCTATTCAAGTAACCATGGACCTGGGCTTACGGTATCTCTGGATCGACGCGCTGTGCATCATACAAGATTCAGATCAGGATAAAGCAGAGCAAATATCGCGCATGGCAGACATCTACGAGCAAGCGTACGTCACCATCTCTGCTGCTAGAGCCACTGCCGTTCCGGAAGGTTTTCTCCATAGTCGATATATTGCCGGAGAACAAGGGTTTCGGATGCCATTTACATGTGAAGATGGACAACCAAGTGCGGTGATACTTTGGCAAGGCAGAGAGCCAGATGCGTGGGAGCCCATTGACAAACGATCTTGGTGCCTCCAAGAATCCATTTTGTCACCGCGAGTGCTTGAATATGGCACACATAATATTAGATTCCATTGCGCTCGAAGTCGTGCAGATGAATCCCATTTACAATCCGATGGCTGGATTGGACACTCCAAAACATTCGCCCAGCTAAACATGTCCCATCCGCTTACATCCAGCGTCGATTGGACGAGCTTAGGAGACCCTTATAAATTCATCCAAGTCTGGCAGACACTTGTATCACATTATACGCGCCGCGGTCTAGGCTGGTACCAGGACAAACTGCTTGCCATCTCGGCCATAGCCAGGAAGATGAGCCGCAGTGCCAGCAAGACTTACATCGCAGGGCTATGGGCGGAATATCTAGGGGAGCTACTATTATGGCATCCGAACCACGGCCCAGATGCGAAAGAAACGCCGCGTCGACACGCCACTTATGTTGCGCCGTCGTGGTCATGGGGCTCATTCAGTGGCGAGATTGACTTTACGTTTGGATCGACGATGCATTTGCTAGAGCTTGTGAGTTACGAGGTGGTTACGACAATGGCAAATGACGAGTTCAGTGCGGTGACGGATGCGAGGCTCGAGATTAAGACGCTATTGTTTCGAGCGAGGATCCGAAAAGGGCTGTATGGGTGGTCTTTGTGGGATGAGCAGACCAAGGATGAGGTGGACGGGGCTATAAAGTTTGATGTAGTTGAAGGTGAAGTTGACGGTGAAATTGCGGAAAACGAGGAAATATTGCTCGCATTGGTTATGACTCAAGATGCGCTGCTTCTAAAGAAGAGGATGCAAAATCCAGGTGTCGATTTATATACGCGAATCGGGGTATATACAGAGGGACAGCGCATGACGAACAGGCCGCAGTGGGAGATGGGCCAAGTAGTCATCATATAA
- a CDS encoding uncharacterized protein (EggNog:ENOG41~TransMembrane:7 (o22-42i54-75o95-122i134-164o184-209i221-243o263-281i)): MAFPGPPPPGIDLNQDRSADLIGAWTSTWSMAVIMVILRIVCRKLVKVRLWLDDWLIIISLLFSGGFMFTVSIYMVGNGFCRHVWAGPPEAGRDWALGLFTTEFTYTIGLCLIKLSIIAFYWRIFTTRLLDKVLLGILAGMVICWGVGSMLTTVFQCIPISALWNQYDPVNPPDPSTFECSVKIHPLFIGKSVPHIATDILILIFPIPYIWNLQLRLSQKIAMSVIFGLGTFVTAVSVVRLVFVLELDLNSADVTWEECREMIWTGVEVYVGTVCACLPSLKPLLNLILYRSVYPKSYYGSAESDAQTIHEIAEAAKRRRQQERRDASIPSAYLFDSMRSAMDPHPFEQLSEVEIGSVHGDIEMERYGESSKGSHPDQT, translated from the exons ATGGCCTTTCCGGGACCTCCGCCACCTGGAATTGATCTCAATCAGGACAGGTCGGCCGATCTTATTGGAGCATGGACCTCGACTTGGAGTATGGCTGTAATTATGGTAATCCTACGTATCGTTTGTCGAAAATTGGTAAAAGTCCGATTATGGTTGGATGATTGGCTTATTATCATCTCTTTG CTATTTTCCGGCGGATTCATGTTTACAGTTAGcatatata TGGTGGGCAATGGCTTCTGCAGGCATGTATGGGCTGGCCCTCCAGAAGCTGGTAGAGACTGGGCGTTGGGGTTGTTCACCACCGAATTCACTTATACAATCGGACTCTGCTTGATCAAGTTGTcaattattgctttttactGGCGAATATTCACCACTCGGCTTCTTGATAAAGTACTCCTTGGAATTTTAGCCGGCATGGTTATCTGCTGGGGAGTTGGTTCT ATGTTAACAACGGTATTTCAATGCATTCCCATATCTGCTCTCTGGAACCAATACGACCCGGTAAACCCGCCGGATCCATCTACATTCGAATGCAGTGTCAAGATCCACCCCCTTTTTATTGGAAAGTCTGTTCCACATATCGCGACAGATATACTTATTTTGATCTTCCCAATACCTTACATTTGGAATCTTCAATTAAGATTGTCACAAAAGATTGCAATGTCTGTCATATTCGGCTTGGGAACTTT TGTCACGGCAGTTTCAGTTGTTagactcgtcttcgtccttgAGCTAGACCTTAATTCCGCTGATGTTACATGGGAAGAGTGCAGAGAAATGATATGGACTGGAGTTGAAGTGTATGTTGGCACTGTCTGTG CTTGCCTACCATCTCTTAAGCCGCTATTAAATCTCATCCTCTACCGCAGCGTTTATCCGAAGTCGTATTATGGATCCGCTGAATCTGATGCACAAACAATTCATGAGATAGCTGAAGCGGCCAAGCGGCGGCGTCAACAGGAACGTCGCGACGCAAGCATCCCAAGCGCATATTTATTTGATTCAATGAGAAGCGCCATGGATCCACATCCGTTTGAGCAGCTTTCCGAAGTCGAAATCGGTAGCGTACACGGTGATATTGAGATGGAGAGGTATGGGGAGAGTTCGAAAGGATCTCACCCGGACCAGACGTAA